Within Balearica regulorum gibbericeps isolate bBalReg1 chromosome 10, bBalReg1.pri, whole genome shotgun sequence, the genomic segment CCTAAAAGCTGCCTcttgctgcagggctgctctcatgAGCTTTGTTCCTGGGTTACTAAAGAGAAGTGTGATCTCTTGCTTGGTCCACCCACCGTAGCACCAACTGATGGCGTTTattctgcctgcaggcagcggCACTGTAGACTTTGATGAGTTCCTTGTTATGATGGTCCGGTGTATGAAAgatgacagcaaaggaaaaaccgAAGAGGAACTCTCAGATCTCTTCAGGATGTTTGATAAGTAAGAGCCACGACTGCAGCCCAGTGGGGTGGTGGGAACAGTGCAGCCACCCCAACTTCCCCTCTCCAGTATGTCAGTCTGCTCCTGAGCTCTTCTGTCCTCACACAGAAACGCTGATGGCTACATCGACCTTGAGGAGCTGAAAATCATGCTGCAGGCGACGGGAGAGACCATCACTGAGGACGACATCGAAGAACTGATGAAAGACGGGGATAAAAACAACGATGGCAGGATTGACTATGATGGTAGGAGTCTTTCTTGTCTGCAGTTCGGTTCCGAGCCCTTGAGCAAcccccaggcagctcctgtggTCTCAGTTGCCATCGGAGACAGGCGTGAGCTTGTGCAGGTAGTGCTGGGTGATCACAGCCCGTGTTTGCACTGGGATGGGGGGTTTCTTATGCTTGTGGAATGGTAGCAAGGGCCTGTGGCTGCCTTAACTCTCCCCACACTGTGAAAGCCACCCTGCACCAAAGCACACAAACCTGCTTTTCACCAGATACCTGcccatcccctcctgccccctAAACACAAGCACCAGCTCCAAAGGGCTGTATCTATGAACATGATGCTGCTGAAGTGACCCCCCAGACCATTTCCAAGCTGAGCCGGTGGCCGTGTCCTTCCATGGGCACTCACTTCCGGTGTTTTGGTGGCAGCCAAGGGTGATGCTGGGCTCCAGTGACATTTCCAGTGGGAGTCACGAGGAGTCCTTGCCACGGCCAGAGGAGCGGTAGCCATCCCCCCCTTGGCCTCTTGTGTATCAGCAAGATAGAAAAGGAGACAGGGCTGGGGAAAGCTGCCAAGAGCATGCTTAGGAGCTGCAAGGGCACTTTAGTCCCACCTCACACCCCTTGTCTCCAATGTCTTCCCCTTGGCAGAGTTCCTGGAGTTTATGAAGGGAGTTGAATAAATCTGAGGACAGATTGACAGACCGAATTTCCTAAACCCCTCCAGCTCTGCATCTCATCTCCTTGGCTAAGTCCCCTGGCTACCAGCATGAAGACGGAGTGCTGAGAAGGGTGGCCGCTGGGAAAATAAAACGCGTTAATACCGAGTGCCTCAGATGGTCGTTCCTTGGAGGTTTAGCGAGAGCTTGACCCCGGTCGTGTACTCATCACTAATGGGGCCGCATGGAGTGCCCACAAGCCACGTCTGGGAAGGTGCCACCACAGCTGGAGCTTTAAGCTTCCACGGAGGTATtttgctgccagcccagcagcaaaGCCTGGCCAAAAGGGCCACGGGTGCTCAGTGGGGAGCTGCCATGTTGCATCTCCTCACCCCTGCCATGGTGAGTGGACTCAGGAGTTGGCACTGGTGCTTGCTGGTTTAACTGGAGCCTCCGCAGCATTTTAGTGACGAAATGTGACTTAACAACTGCGTATGCCATCACTGAAATCTGCAGGTGAGGGGCAGTCCCTCACCTCCCTGCTCACACCCCAGCTGTCCTGAAGGGAcactccttcctctcccccaccaTCCTGATGGCCACTCTGAGGCACATGCAGAAAGATGACctcaattttctttggaaatgtgaATAAAAGCCATTCCTAAGTTGGACTGGGTTCGTCTTTCCCATCTCACCCAGTCTGACAGGAGGCAGGCGGTGGAGCCCCACAGCACCTCAGggtcctccagcagccctgggtAGGAGCCTCACTGCAATAACTGAAACAGCCGATTTTCCCTCAGAAATCCCATTTATTTGGGCTACACGAGCCCTGACTCAAGGCACAACCCTGCTTTGGGTCTCAGCCCCCCCAGGTGTGCAGTGACAGCAGGGCTGAGGAGGACAAGCCGTGCTGTCCCCAAAGGCCCCGGGTGCCATCTTTTCTCGTCCCAAGGAAGCGTGGCATTCCTGCGGCATTAGCAGCTCTCCCTGCACATAGCTGCCTCCTCCCATTAAATTacagccccagcacagctcacaCATTGCAGTCATGTTGCTAAAATCAAACGTTTACccaagcaaaataaacattggCAGGACAAGGTGCGAGACTGCGTCGGTGCAAGCCTTGGCGATACTGCCCTCAACCCTGGGCGAGCGTGCCGCCGTGCCAATGtccccctgcctgctgcactgTACTTCTGCCTTTCTTCCCAAAACCGGCTTCCCCCCCCCGTGGAAATAACATCCTGAGCAGCAGTATTTGATGTGACACACAATGTCATTTGTAGCAATAATGAAAATGGGCTTGAGGTGAAAACAGGCATGAGGGGGGTTGTCAGTTGTTTGGAAGGACGTGGCTGTGTCTTTCCTCTGGACAGCAAGCGCCAAATGTTTTGCCCAGCCGGGATGTGTGACATCAGCAAAATTGAGGAAATGAACCCCTGCAAACTAGAGCAGCTGATTTTCCTTAAAACCTAGGGTATTTTGGGAACACCTCTAATGCAAACATCTGGAAGACCTGCTCAGAGGGGTCTCCCAGAGGGTCCCAAGCCCTTGATGCCATAGCTCCTGCTGATTCAGCAGAACTGCAGGTGCACCAGAAGCCAACAGGCGCAGAAACGTGTTGGGTCAAACAATCCTGTGACAGGAAACACTCCTGAGCGTTACCGTCTTCCGTTTCCAATGAATCCATAGCCTAGAGAccaaaaataatcattttcCACCTCCCCAGTGTGGCAGCAGAAGTCATCTCTCACTAAGACTTGCTTCTGaggaaacagctgaaatgttCTACCCCAGGCCTGGAAACCTCCACAGACTTGCAAATACCTGGGCTTCAGCCAAAAGCCAAGGTGACACCAGCTCTCCCCACAGCCACGGCCACCCAGCCCATGGGCAGCCCACACCCACCTCACATCTCAGCAGGCATCACCGACAGCCCCGTTATCTTCCTCTGTCCCGACCAGATCCCAACGCCCAACAAGGACATCTCCAAGATACTCACCGCTGCTTGCTGATAGGCTTTGGCTCCCTAAAGagtgaacaaaagaaaaaaataaggaacttTCCCAGCTTAACCCCCTCCCTTCAGCCATCTTGGTGGCTTGGGGGGAGGCCTGGACTCTTGCTGTGACCCCAGGGAAAACGATGGCTGCAAAGAGCCAACCAGCCACACCTCGGCTCTCCCCCCCTTGGTTCGATGGCACAGGCAACAACAAGCCACAGCCTCGCTGCCTACCCACTCTTGCCTGagagcaaaacagagaaggttgtggcaggaaagaaagaggactgagGTCTTGTAGCAGCTGAAATTTGCCCCTAGAAGAGCTGACACGCTGGGGgctgtttgggcttttttacTCCTTAGATCATAGGTGCCAGTAAGTCAGCACGCTCTGCACGAAGTCAGAAAAACTGCTGCAAGACCTATTTGTCTTAACACACTGACTGTCCTCCAACAGTAAGACAGCAAATGCTGCGGGGTGGGGCACTGCGGGTGGATTTCACTGTTGGCTAAAACACAGGAACAACTGCATTAAGAATGTAACATGGCTTGACAGGCTGGTGAGGACATTAGATGGCTGAAAAACCAGTAACCAGTACAGGATCAGCCTGGCTGAAGCCTCCACAGAGGGGATGTGCCTGAAGATGTGCTAATGATGAATGAGACCCACCCAGGAGTCCATGGATCTATGCAACTCCAAACAAATTTGCAGTTTTCCCTGCATGTGTAGTGAAAACTTTGGTGCCAGAAGCCTTTAAGGAACATGATGCATATCCACAAGCACTCCttgagaacaaaataaaagtcaTTGAAACatccatctatttttttaagtaggCAAAAAGCCATTTACCACTCTCTAACCCCCCAGCTGAGACAGGAGCTGTGCTTGCAAGCGACGGCAGCCCGTGTCACGGGATGCAGCCACAGTTCTCAGGCCAGTTGCTCCACTTGCTTTCACTGGCAGTGGATTTAATTCCTGCCCTGGTTTGCAGCTTTTCCAGCATATTCGAGGCCTCTCTTCAGCCCTCAGTAAAACTTTGCTGTGTGAACTAAGTGATGGCAAGAAGATCCGAGGACATTTTGGACTCATCCCCGTAATAAAAGCTCTGCAGCTCACCTACAGTCATGCATTCGCCACCAGGGCGGCAGCAGTATAACGTGAGCTAAGGTGTGTGAGATAAACAACATGTCACCACGCCAAAGCCCCTTGTGTAAAAACACCTGCAACAGCCTTGAAATTTGGGCAAAGCAGAACTTAGGTTCTGTTCACTCCTTTTTGCTTTAACACGCTACTGGAAGGCGGTAAAGGGGGACAGAGCAACAAACATCCagtcttgcttttcattttcattgtgaACGCCAAGGTCCCCAGTGAATATTCTGCCCTGTCAGAGCATTTTGCAGTGCTTTGATTTCTCCTCCCAGTTCTGTGCTCTTGGCTTTCAGTGCGATAGCTCACCTTTGCCAAATGAGCTGATTCAGTATTCAGTTACACGTCCtttgctccctttttttttttttttttaatcaaagggTGAAAAGGAGCCAAGCTGGAACTTGATATTGACTCCTTTTAATTGCAAGGGAGAGAAGTAATCTGCAGCAAGTATGAcgtacagcagcagcaagcacaaAATGTATAGTACAACAGTAGCTGAGCAGAGAGACACTCTCAAGCTCATTGGCTTCCTGCAGGATACCAAGGACTTAATCATAAGAGTTTTGaagtttttaaatgtcaaagaTGACAGAGCTCTGCATAATGGGAATAGTTTCAATTGGGCCACAGCTGCCAGTTCTGTCTCCTGGGCTCTGTATAAGTAATCCTCCCAAAAAGGATCTTCAGCCTCACTTGACCAACAGAAATCAAGACACAGAGCTTAAATGATTTCACAAGGCAAGCAGAGAGGATGAAGACCCACCACAAGACCATGTCAGCACAGGCTCCCCTCTGGGCTGGGGCAACCTCTACCACAAGGAAGGAAGTTGTGGACTGAGCTGTCACGGGCTCAGACAAGGCAATAGGTGATTGACTGATGTCTGGACAGCATCCTGCGGGATCACCATGTGTGCAGGGAACAGAGAACAAACCTGACACCGAGCTGCTGTGGATGCTCACAAAATTCCTGTCTCTTGCTACACAATGATGCTTGGATTAAGGTTACGTTCCTCCGTGCTGCATTTTGTCACGCAGACGCTATTTTGGTCAGAAAGCCAGCTAGCCCTTATTTGGGAAGCTGTCCCCCTGAAGGGCAGCATGAAGGGCAGTGAGATGAAAAGGCTGCTTCTGGAGGCAGGCTggggggagctgcaggaagcccaaatcttcctctgcttcttgtTAACATGCCAACATCCTTTTCTCAGCCTGAccccttcctctcttccctcaaACCGCATCCTGCGGATGAGCAATGCCCACGCCACCAGCACTCTGGGGAAGACACCAGGAGGGTTGAGAGAAGAACTCCCCCATAGAAAAGCCTTAGTGCTAGAGATTTCAAATGCAGAACTTAGAACAGGTTGGAGATCCGCAGACACGCGGGTGAAGGTGCAGCAATACAAAGTCCTCTGTTCAGAGGCTTTCACTCTTCTTGTCACAACACACATCTGCACCAGACTGACCTTCTTCGCTTACACAGCTGGACCAGCCACTGTCTCCTCcaacaccagcagcagcccaggggaCATCTGCAgcaagggctgcaggaggatgctGGGCAGCTCTGGGCCTGCAGCTGAGTCTGCCAGGAGATGTCCACACTACCCTGAACCACAGCTATGCAATCTTGCCTTTGCAGACAAACTTGCTCAAGCAGGGTGGGCACCAGCCACACAGCTTGAGACCTCCGATACCCACAGGCACTTGGGTACCACGGAGGCCAGTGAGATTCAAGCACTGTGGATCTGTCTCTGGGTGACCTACCAActtgcaaaatcaaaacaaaacaaataaaacaaatgcacaaaCTCTTCAGGGAGGATTAACACCAAGAACCTCTCGCTTGCCAACCTCCTGCCTTTCCTGAGGGCAGCACGGACCAGACAACCTTTTTATCTTGACTATTCAGCAGACTCCAGCTGGTGGTACGAACCCTGTGACTGCACACCCTCTCCAGCACAGCACCCCTCCGGACCAGCATGCTGCCCTTGCACACCAATTAAGTTCTTGCAGCTGACAAACATCAACCACCGCAATGGTCCAAGAGATGGACATGGCAGGAATCAGACAGCTGGGGGCTGCAGACTACCCTCAGACTTTAGAAGCCCTGGACTCCCGAGTTCTAAGTTAGTAAGTCTCTTTATATTGCTTGGTTTAGGGCTGGgtgatatttttaatcaatcaaaaacaatttaaaaagtggaaaTTGGGAAAGACTTGTGAATTCAAACCATAAAGAATTCAAAATGTTTACCTTGCTTCAAAGTAATATTGCATTTTGGCAATTGgctaaactattttaaaaaataatcaattacattaattggatttttttttaacccagcaGGTGTTTTGCTTCAATAATGCAAAGTCAGAAGATCCTTACAAACTTCCAGCCCTTGTGTCAGCTGGTGGATTTTCACCACCAGGCGGACAAGCGCTGGAATTGCAGCTTCAGGAACAGACCTTTGCCTTTTCACAGGTGGCTCatttcagtaacagaaaagCACCTCTTGAACCAACTTTGGTTCCAGGTGGGACCTGGAGAGCAAAGCCCCTTCCTGATCTGCAGGACAGCAGTAACAAAACCCTGTCACAGCTCCCCTGATCTCACCAGTCAGCACATTTCATCCAGTGGgtacttttttttgttactggaaTGAAAGATCTCCACTAAAATACAGGgctatgaaaaatacagatattttatcTAGTCCTAGAACCTTACACACTCTCATGGTAGCTCCATTAACACTTCAATACTTTCAAGTGTTTCAGAATACACCACACACCATTTCCAACACCAATTGCTACAATCTCTAACACCACAGCTGGCACTCGGTACCCTCCCATTTTTTCAGGATTTCCATAGCTGTAACTACCTTACCtggagagcaaagcagcagaCACCTAACTGCCCTCGGAAGTCCCATCTGGCTCTAACAGCACTAGGAACTGTCATAAGAGTTGTGGTACATGAGAATTCTGAACATGCATGCCaatatcaaaaataattttacatccTGTATTGAATACTATCACCTAACAGTCTAAGCAACGCTGGCTTCAATTTACACAAAATtaaacaagttttttttctattttagagCTTCACTCAATAACCATTCCACAACTTGAAAGCAGACTCTGAACTACTGAAAGCTCATGACCTGTACCAACGATTACAGCAGAACAGCACTGAGGCGGGAGCAGCTGCTTTACATTGTGCCACGTGGAGGCTGACAATAGTAACACAAAACCTCTCCACAGCTCCGGCTGGCTTGATCTTGCCAAGGAACGAAAACACTTACTGGTCACTACACGCAGACTTCACACACGACTGGCATCTAAAATACAACTCAAACGACTTTTAGAGGGTTCTCCTCAAATTCGGGAAGTGAAGACTTTGTTAcatccaattttatttttacaaaaatgctgTAACACACATGCCAATAGGAAAATTGGTTCTTTGTCttaaaccacgtcagtcctttttctGCTGAGCAGCCTGCTTGGCATTGTTGGCCTGCATCTTCTTCAGCCcctttttgttgtgtttcttcGCAAATCTCATGTTCCTCAGAAACTTGGGATCAACCTGTAAAATTAAGGAAAGAATAAGTCATCTTGTAGAAGGGACGTATGTAAAAACCTATCTATCTCCAGATTGTTCCAATTATTCCCAAATGCTGGCTGTtattaattcagaattttttcctcatttagtACATCAACAAAATCATTTTATCCATACGTAGCCATCCCTTACACTAGCCACTTTCCTGAATTtctataaacaaacaaacccaaaaccacagcgataaatacacagaaaggaCAATTGAGTAAAGTTGTAAACAAGACAAATTTCATTTCCACGTAACAGTACATTCTGGATCTGAAGTACCATAAACCAACCTTGGCAGGTAAGCACATATCCATGTAACCCTTGGGCAAATGCCATTTCCTCAAGCCTTTCCTTTTTACATTAAAGTAAAGGAATGCCAGCACGGAGAAGAGCAGCTCCCCAATTTTGTCAGCTAATGGCTGGCTAACACATCCTGTCATGGCTAGAACCAACTCCCAAAACTGTCCCACTGAGAAGCGTTTGCTGTTTTACTGTAAACAGCACTTTAACTGGCACACGAGCATCAGGATTTTGCCGTCTCAACTCATGCGTGCTCGGTGGAAGGAGACTCAGAGACTGCCCGGCTATCTGCAGGAAAGAGCAGGACTGAACCCTCACTGAGCTGTGCAGAAGACAAGCACATCCAAAAAGCCGATAACCACATCTACAAGGCAAACAGAATCATAACCCTCTCCGAAGCAAAAACatcctcttttcattttcaagtgtAGAAAAAGATCCTGTTATATCACTTGTCTCAtatcaaaaaaagcaaaccgCTGTCATTTTCACATGCATTGTCCAGAAATGCCAATTCCTCTCATCTTCTGAGTGAAATTCTCTGGATTAGTACAGATGGCATATAACATTGAAGAGTACAAAGAAGTAGGAGAGACCGCAGGATTCAGAACAGAGGAGAGCTAGCCAGCTGACATGTGTTTGTTTCACTGGAAGCAGCAGTCAGTGACACCCACCTGAGCGGGACGCATGCAAAATGGGCTAATAACTAAAAGGCAGTTTTATAGACATACAAGGGCAGATTTCACGTGGGTTAGAAATATCACAGCTGCATGTACGGTTAAGCAAAGGatgaaacagaaacacacagtGGTTCTGACCATCTGAAACGCAAGCCTCTGTCTGCAAAAAAATATGTCAGTCAAAAGAATACAAATACTGGGAATATCAATAGGAATACTCACCCCTTTGAGAGATTCGTATCTATGGGATCTGGGTTTCTTGATGCCATTTCTGTGCCACTTACGGGCTATgcagaagacaagaaaacaatttaagtTACCATTTCTGCTATTATTAAACAGCTGCATTGGCTTTCCTTTAAGTTCAGCTGATCCTACCAAAATGATGTGGAATAGAAAGTTTTGTAACCCTTCCTATCCAAACTAAACGTAAATTACGAACACACCTCTATTCTCATCCGTCTACACGCTGTGCTCTCAGTTTCTAATCCAAGGATTTCAGGCTCCTTGTTAACTAATACCAACAGCAACACTACTAGCACAATAAAAGGCCTCAGCTGCTCAGAAGTTCAAGCATGCGTGTTTAGTGTTAAGGGGCACCACCACTCACTGTGCAAGACCACGCAGAACCTACTGGTGAACTCTGCTAACTTACAGCATTGatgaaaaacccccaaacagaACTATTTTACCACTATGGCCATCTTTGGATGACAAAGTATCACAGGCTGAATGCCATTCACTAACACGCGTGGTTCAAACGTCTGAAACTTGCCTTTTTCCTGGTTACGTACTATTGTTACGTTGAGCCCAAACAAACCCTGACCCTTGCAGGGCTCTTTTCCCCGAACACACCAATCTCCACATACTGCCACCTCCGTCCCTCGTCAGCCGATCTcactgcagccacagcagaCGGGTGAACTGAGCAGCCACAGCAGACGGGGGAACCCTCTCTGCGGAGCGCGGCCCCGGGCCGCCTCAGGCGGCACCACCCCTCCCCGCCTCCTCCCGCGGCCGCCCAAGCCCCGCATCGGCCCCGCGGCGCAGGACGCCGAGCCCGGCTTACACTGGTTGTGCGTGGTGTGGTTCTTGGACTTGGCCATGGTTGCACCTGCGGGAGAAAGAGACACCCTCAGTCAGGGGGGCGGGCTGGCAGGCAGGCCCCGGCCCCAGTCCCAGTCCCAGTCCCAGTCCCGGCCCCGAGCGCCCGCAGCCTCCCGCCCCACGACAGCCCCAGGCTCGGACTCGCCCCCTCCCAGCCCGGTGGGGCCTGCTCGGACCCGTCCCGGGGAACCGCCCGCCACCGCCCGCGGAGCGCGGATGGAGCCGGATTGCGCGGACCCGCACtcaccgccgccgccgggccggaAGAGAAAGGCGCAGCGCAGGGGCTGCTGGGAAATGGGGCTGGCGGACCGGAACCCCGCGCCGCTCCGGTGCGCAACAAGCGCCGGCAGCGGAAAGGCTCCGCCCGGCAGCTTCCCCGCTGCCCTTCCCGCACCGCCGGTCTGTGCCGCCCCTGCACCAGCCCCGGCGGCTGCGGGTTctgcccagcccggccccgcgcgCGGGAAGGGACCCGCAGCGACAGGGCCTGGGAACACCCGGGCCCAGCGACGTGGAGGACGCCGGTCCCTTAGCGACAGGGTTCCCCCCAACAACGCGGTCCCCCAACAACAAGATCCCCCCCATCAACACGGTCCCCGTCACCAACATGGCCTCTCCCGGGCCGTGCGGCCCCCATTGCGCTTGCTGGCACTGCCCGACCGCGGGAGGCGATGGGCTGAGGTGGGCAAACGAAGCTGCGTCTGCCAAAGTGCCAACTGAACCAAGAGTAGTACGGCCATTTTCCTTCGCTGCCAGCCAGACCCGGCGTTCCTGGCGCAGGCAGCCCGGCTGGAGGGGAGCGGCTGCGGCTGCCGGCGGCCGAGGGTTGGGATGAAGGCTCAAGGTAGCTCCTGCCACCCCAAAGGCAGGAGGGTGCTTTGTGACAGGGCCGCCGGGGACCCCCAGCGCTGGCCGCGCCGCTGCGGGGCATGAGGGAATGGCCTAAAATAACCCAGACTGGAAAAAATAGCCCAGAGACCAAAGGCCCTGGACTGGTACATAGGAGAGAGAAATGGACGGGTTTTTCCAGGGACTGATTGCAGAGCAATTAGCCACTCTGCCTCAAGTCTGGATACCTGTGAACAAGCTCTTCCTGTTAAAAAATGGGGGGAAATCGGTTATCCTTGATAGGTGGGTTAACGCTGATGAAACCGAAATGAAAACAGGTGGGAACAAAGAACACtaatgcaatttaatttcagtatttctcttATTTCCAGCTAGACCTAAGCTGCAAAatgtatttggcttttttttttttttttcttttttcattctgggCAGCTGTTACTAGCAAATAGtgtaaaaatagattaaaatagCAATATTCTTTTACTGGCATTTTGCAGCTGGAATACTCCACAAAATCCTCCTTGATACACAAACTTCTGACtttttaaactatgtttttttaaaattattttcactgtagTGAGGTCTTAAAATATTCAGACATCACTGTCGCCAGCTAATCGCAGccaagagcagagagaaagcCTGGCTTTCCTGATAACCCAAAGAGCCGAGCTCAGCGGAAGATAAAACTGAATCCCAGAGGCACGTTCGCCTCCACTGCAttgcagaaggcagaaagaaatatgCTGCCAGGTCCCCCGGCCATTAGATTCTGAAAACTCTTCatctttttcactcttttcagAGCCTTCCTTCataggaagaaacagaagggtTTATTTTATGgtttcagctattttttttttcaagttctttcAGTATCTTGCTGCAATTATTGCTGTCGGAGCTCTCCAGGAGCCttttggagctgctgctggggccaTGTGAGACAAGCAGAAAGACAGGTGGGAATTAGAGAAGCTGTGCTTAATGCCCAGGTGACATCCAAGACCCGTAAgccaaattattaaaataaaactgtagaaGTGCATTCAGTTTACAAGGCTGAGTATAATATACTCGGGGTAATTTATAAACCACTGCAAACCGATGCAGAATATCAGGTAAAAAAGGAGGATCCAAGGCAGGATTAAGACCCCTTGAATTTCTCCTGTGCTCTGATGAGCTGTGATGTCTCTAATTATGGTGTTACTGAGAAAGATTGGCCAGTTCAGAACCTTCAATCATACTTTTAGTGATTACAGACTTAATTAGTGCATGTTAACCCAAGTGTCATCTATTAAAGGAGCTGTGCTTGTTAAATAGGATGGTAATTactccagctgcaaaacaattatgaaaaaatcacaggttaaaataaaaatcccacagTGCCTTTGACAACCGTGTTATCTCAGTTAATGTCCTTGCATCACATACATTTATGGCGATTGATCTTGGTTAGGTTTGTCATGGCTTTCACGCtgacattgctttttttcagcatacTCCTCTAATcttgcctcctccctccctgtgAGCTGACATTTGGACTTGAGGTAATGAATTGCTGTAACTCCCCCTTTAATAATGTCAGCGACCCGGAGAAGCTCGGCACCCAGGCCAAGTACTCTGCGGGTATAAATCAGAAAAACCATCACTGATTTCCGGGGAACCACTGCGATCCACCCCAAAAGGGATATGGGCAGGGTTTTGTTGACATCCAACGCAAATTTTGGAGGTGTTCTGAAGTTACATATTCTGGTATGTACATTTAAGGAAGATGTTGCATGTGAGAAAATTCTCCCCATATGTCCCatggtgcaggcagctgccacagCCCATGCTGGAAGGTGGATGAAGCACGGAGCATCCGGCTCATGTCCCTTGGGTGCTGCTGGCTTACGGGCCAGTGACGGCCAGGGACCACTGCTCCAATGAATTTCTTCTGGGGACAACGTGGGGAAGCCACGTGGGGGGACCTTTCGCAGCAGCTGGGAGCACAAGTGACCTGCTGCCATCCCCCTGGGACCGGGAAACAGCCGTGGGACCCCACGGTCCTCCTCGCTCTGTACGTCTGCTCACCCAGCACCgcgccagccctgccagggcacCTGGCTGAGTGTGCTGTCCCACCTGCAGTTATGGCAAGTGCCTTGATTCATGGTTATAGCAAAGAACCTCCTCGTTAAGTGAGAAAATAAGGCTGCCTTCACCTCTGCGCAGGGCTTTCTGAAACGGGGGTGCTTGCAGGGCTGCCGGTTATCCAGCATGGTGCTGACGCCAGAGCTGAGCCAGACTGAGTTTTACAAGAAGGGCTTGAGCTGAGGTCAAGGCTGGTCATTTCCCAAGACATTGGGAaaatttttccccatttccatgggaggaaaaagaggcagagaCACATTTGTCTAGGATGCCGGACAGCATGACAGCATAGCTCACCAGTGCCCTGGTACACGGACGCAGCGTCCTCTACAGCAGACAAAACCAGCGATAGCAGTTTTGGCTGTTATTAGAAGGAGCTCAGCTGACTTTGCTTGACACGGACTATGGAGCAGCGATGCTCTCGGCTGTCCCAGTTGGCTCACAAAAG encodes:
- the RPL29 gene encoding large ribosomal subunit protein eL29, with the translated sequence MAKSKNHTTHNQSRKWHRNGIKKPRSHRYESLKGVDPKFLRNMRFAKKHNKKGLKKMQANNAKQAAQQKKD
- the TNNC1 gene encoding troponin C, slow skeletal and cardiac muscles, whose protein sequence is MDDIYKAAVEQLTEEQKNEFKAAFDIFVLGAEDGCISTKELGKVMRMLGQNPTPEELQEMIDEVDEDGSGTVDFDEFLVMMVRCMKDDSKGKTEEELSDLFRMFDKNADGYIDLEELKIMLQATGETITEDDIEELMKDGDKNNDGRIDYDEFLEFMKGVE